TGGCATCTGTAGGATGGAGAACACTGGCACGCTGCTCCTGGGTGCTGCTCTGGCACTTTGCTCTGTGAGGTTTGCCCTGGGTGGCCTCCCCCTGGCTGCaagagcacagagagagagagaaacttgtgGGAGAACACATTGGGAATACCTGGAGCAAGGCTTCCCACAGCGACCAAGGCCACAATGCTGGGGCCATTACCAACTGGCCAAAACAGAGGCAGAATTGAGGTCCCACTTCAGACATTGTTCACGGTGACTCCTTTGCTAGTGGGCTCATTGTACCGGCTCGGACCGGGGGCACAGCTAGCCTCGCTGTAAGGGGTTGAGTGACTGTGACCAGCTGCCTGCAGGGCTCCTTGCCTTCCCCTCGCACCACACGGACCCGTTCCCCACCTGCGCGCATCCAGAGCTTGGATAACGCTGGTCCGAGCAGCCGCGGGCGTTCAATGCGCCGCTGCTCTCTGCCCCGGGCAGGGAGGAGTTAACAGCCCCTGGGCAGGAGCGAGCCGCGCACCAAGGGCCGGTTTGCCTATAAATGCGCGAAGGAGACGGGCGCGGTGCggaggctgcagctgggaagcTGCTTCCGAGGGACTGGGGGGGACACGGGGCTCTCCTGGCCCAGAGCCGCAGCCGGGAGAGGGGCCCAGGGCAAAGAGGAGACCGTGACCAAGCAGGCGACAGGGGGACTGGAAGGCGCAGGGCAGCGGCAGGGCTCAGCCCGCCGGGGCCCCGGGGGACGCGTGGCGCACGGGCAGCCTGGCGCACGGCTCCGCCGGGGTGTCCGGTTCTGCCGCAGGCGGCAAAGTTTCTCCCCGCCAAGGGGAACTTTTCCCGAAGGGCGCACGGGAGAGCGCGGAGCGCCGGCTGCCGAGGGAGCCCAGGGACTGGGCTGAATGGAGCCGACGGGATGAAGGAGGTGGGAAGAGCATCAACGGGGCTGGAGAGGTGCCCGGAGCCCGGCGCTTGGCACCCAGAGCGCGGCACTGGGAAGGGAGCGTCCCCGGCAAGGGGCTGGCTGCGCTGAGCCGGGAGCTCGCCTGCTCCCTCCCCCGGCTTCTAGCGCTGCCCGCGGGAGGGGGACTTCCCCAACCAGCGCCACAGAGACCACTTGACCCGTGTGGGGAGCGGCCCCCGTCCACCCCCCAGGAACGGGGCTTTGGAGAGGGCGCCCCGCGGAGCAGCCACCGCGCCGGTCGGAGAGACGCGTGTGCGCAACCCTTAGCTCCCGGGGGGTGCCCGAAGCGGTGATCGGCCGGGGAATCCCACCTCCCCGCAGGGCCTGCGGACAGGGACAAAGGCGAGACCCTGCCACGCCGGAGCGGGGGAGCGAGCCAAACTTCCAAGGAACTTCTCGGGGAGGGACCCATGCGCCTCTCCTGGTGCTTTGAGAGGAGCACTGACTCTGGCCTTCCTTGAGCCCTGACCTCTTGGCTCAGGGCCACTAGAACCGGCTAGTCCTGACTGGTTGAGGACTTTGCTGAGCCCTGGGAGGCAGGTTAGATGACCGAGGATGGAGGAGGAAGGTTCTCTGCTGAAGAACCTGTCTGCTGGCTTGGGAAGGGAGGATGGTCTCTACCCCACCTGGGTGGTGATCACGCTGGCTGTCATCCTCATCGTCACCATCGCTGTGGACATCCTGGGCAACCTTCTGGTGATCATCTCGGTCTTCAAGAACAAGAACCTGAGAAAAGCAGGTAATGGCCTTGCTGGGACGGGGGGGCTTCGCTCTCCAGGCTCCCCAGGAGCAGCTCTGTCTCCGACCGCTCCCCGCAGGGCTCAGGAGCAGTaagccagcctcctgccctgctaGTGCAGTGACACACCAGTGCTAGCAGAATCCACCTTTGTGTCTGTGTGTCCGTccttgtgtgtctgtctgtctgtccatccgtctGTGTGTGTAAACTTCTCCCACCCAGCACAGCCGGGATTCAAGGCAAATTTCTAGTAGTTGCAGAGAGCCTGGTGTTGTAAAGGCTAGTAAAATAGGTTATTAAAGAATAGAGGGGAAATCCCGTTGTCCATACTGACCCCGACTTCCATGCCTGAGATACATTGCACCCATTGATTTACAATCTCAGCCaagggactagtgattttgaCTGCTCAACTTGGGACACCCTAAAAAAGGGCCCAATTTTTCAGAGGGTAGGTACTCAGTGCTTTCTGAAAGCCCTTTTTAAGGAGTCTCAGCTGGGGTGCCCCAAAAACTGAAACATCCCAAATCactcatcacttctgaaaatcttgacccAGATTCCACCAGCTGGCTTCAATGCTCATCAGCACCCTCTCTGAGGGAATTCTGGTCAAGTTCCTTGTGGGATTTAGATTCTTAGCTTAATTAAGGGGTTTGGAGGACCTAAAGCTTCCCCCCTCCTAGCCTCGCGGATGATTTTGTAAGTGCATGGGTAGAATAGGACACAAAATGAATGGTAAGAATTGTTCCAGCCTTTACGCAGGGGAAAACAGCTATTTTCCATTTGCACCACCTGATTCTGGAAGCAGCTACACTTTAGCTGGCATTTAATAAATcagggtgttttggtttttgtccATCTTTATGCACTAAGAAAGTTACCAGTAACTCTCCAGGTTAGGTTGTTTCTGCTGCAATGAAGTGGAGAATTTTGCTGACCTCACACTCTGCTTACAAGCCCCACATAGGTAGAAAGTTTTCCATCTTCCCTTGCCTATAATAAACCCAGGTTACAAGCCAAGGTCTTGGTCCGTAATAATTAGCCTGCATCTCTGGAAAAGCCCATCCGTCACTTCACGTAACAACACTTTGTCCTTCGGCAGCATTGGATCCTGAAGCATTTTACACTATATCTGACTCTCAGCACCACTAGGAAATTATTTTaagggggaaaactgaggcagaaagctGGAGGCTTATATTGTCACGGGTGTCCACCAGCTTTGGGTGTCTAAGTGGAGACAAAtttgacctgattttcagtgatGCTGAGCGTCCAAGAATCccatgtgacttcagtgggagccaggCAAATCCCATGCCTCTTCAAAGCAGGCTGTCTTTCTCCTGAAGAATTGAGTGACCCAAAGTCAGCATACCTTTGAAAGCTCAGGTCTAAAAGACAAAACCAGGAATGGAACTCAGGCGTCCATAATTGCTAGACACCTCTACATTTCTAGTTGTAACCTCCTTATCTTTGAATGGGTTCTCTCCCTCGCCGTGCAGTGACAATGGAATCCTTAGGACATCACAGTCTTTGCAATGGGAGCAGTAGCAGTGCTATGCTCCGATACAACTGGATTTCATTGGCATGGCTAGGTATACAAGCGGGGAGGGCTCTCAGGCCTGCCAGAGGTCGGTCCATGATGGCCAGGGTTGAGTTCCAGGCTGTGTTTGGGGTTTGATCCCCTGCATCCCAGCATTCGGACTTCACTGCAGGGGAAAGCCAaaaggcaggaggggctgggagagcaAAGAAATAATTTTGATAGGTCTGTGTGTGTACCTGCATGTCCCGTACTGGGGAGCGCCTAACCGCTGTTTCATTTATGCTACCTAGACTGTCGCTGCCGAACCAAATTGGAAGTCAGTGGCTAGGGGTAGCCCGGGTGCGACTGGTGCAATCCAACGCCAGGATCAATCTGATCCTACAGAGCCGAGAAATGTAAATGGACGTTGAAAAGCACAAAGCCAGAACCAAATCTGTCATCACAGTGGGACTGACTTTAACATGTTCCCCAGTGTCAAAATCCAGAGCCCATCCCAAGCACCTGAGTATAACTAACCCCCCATGCATGGAGTGGCCAATTCCATGTCCCTGCTGGAGCGGAGCCATGGCGAGGGCAACTTTTAGTGCAGCCAGCTTGAATGGGCCCATTGCATTACACTGAGTGGTTATTTTTGCTTTGCCTTTGGCTGCAAGTGCCACCCAGCAGAACATGTCTCAACTGCATTGTCGCCAGAGAGAGCAGTGATTTAAACCCCTCGCCTGCTCTTTTCTTTTATTGCAAGCAGTATAGGGGTCAGGATGGGTTCAGAATAAGGTATGGAGGGggaagtgtgggaggggatggatggggaagaggggagaatgaCCTGTGACAGGGCCTCTCGTAGTGGGAATTTGGTTTATTGCAGGCAGGAATTCGCTCCGCATAGGGAGGATGTTGGCACAAAAGCCCGTGTTGCAAGCTCTCTGCCTCTTCCATCACATAGTTCCATCTGGATGGTGTCCTGCACTTTCCATGCAGCTGGGCTATGCTTTTCACCTACCACCCAATTCTCTAGCCCACCCAGTGTGCCATTTCCCTAGAGCTGCTCCAAAGAGAGGAAAAACCCCACCTCTCTCCTGTCACGGTGAGGAAGAAGAAAGACCCCTGCGTGAAAAGACACTGCCGGTGGCTCAGGAGTCCTCTTGTGGAAGAGGAGGCACAGATAGCtgtgggcagcattatcccctTTGGGGCTTTAATTCCCAAATCAGCCCAGCAGAGAGTAAGCACACTATTGTGGACCAATGAACTGCAAAGCACTCATTTAGCTTTCCTTGTCCAAGTGATAGAAGTGCAGCTCAGGAGATTCTGTAACCCAGTGATTAGGGCCATGGTTTGATCCCCCTAGCCACTGACTTCCAATTTGGTTTGGCAGCGACAGTCTAGGTAGCATAAATGAAGCAGCAGTTAGGTGCTCCCCAGTACGGGACATGCAGGTGCACACACAGACCTATCAAAATTATTtctctgctctcccagcccctcctgcctttCGGCTTTCCCCTGCAGTGAAGTCCGAATGCTGGGACACGGGATAAACCACGGGGGCCCCAGGTTCgatgcctggctctgccaccgacATTCTGTGcaattttgggcaagtcactcacagcccaattttcaaaagtgggtttCACTTTAGAAAAAAATACCTAGCCATTAGCTCATCTatacctcagctccccatctgtactaatagcactgccctgcctcccaaggGCATATGAGGACAATATATTAGATGGATGGTCAATGTTATTTaaattgtggtagcacctaaaggcAATCAAGGCCCCgtataaaatgaataaaacagacagcgtctgccccagggagctaaAAATCTAGGATTGTGACAAGATGCAACAAAGGGATAAACAGACAAACAGGGATGGGGGTACGAGGATGAAAGGATGAAAGGAAGCAGTCGTGGTAGTTAAAGTGATAGTAAGTTAAGCTACTCTGTAGATGATGCACGagccagaacagaatccagctcccaGAGCCATCGCTGCCATGCAAAGAGAAGTAAAAAGACAGTACGGCAAGCAGGTGTAATTTGGAGTAGGTGCAGGAAACTGATTTGTTTAGCAAGGAGAAGGCGTTTTCCTGGCTGTTGCTGCTGCATTCCGACCATAGGTTCTAACTGTTTTTTTGTGTTACCTTCCCCAGGCAATGCCTTTGTGGTGAGCTTGGCCATTGCAGACTTACTAGTGGCTTTTTACCCTTATCCCCTGGTCCTGATGGCTATTGTCCAGGATGGCTGGGTGATGGGGTACCTCCACTGCCAGGCCAGCGGCTTTCTGATGGGCATCAGCGTTATTGGCTCCATCTTCAACATCACTGGCATTGCCATTAACCGCTACTGCTACATCTGCCACAGCCTGAAGTACGACATGCTTTTCTCGGGCACCAACACCGTGTGCTACGTGGGGCTGGTTTGGGCACTCACCTTGCTGGCCATCATGCCAAACTTCTTCGTGGAGTCCCTGCAGTATGACCCGCGAGTGTACTCCTGCACTTTTGCCCAGTCCGTCAGCGCCCTGTACACCATCTCCGTGGTGGTCATCCATTTCTTCCTACCCATCACCATTGTCAGCTACTGCTACCTGCGGATCTGGCTGCTGGTCATCCAGGTGCGGCGCAGGGTGAAGCCGGACACGCAGCCCAAAATCAAGTCCCATGATTTTTGGAACTTCCTGACCATGTTCATGGTCTTTGTGCTCTTTGCTGTGTGCTGGGCACCGTTAAACTTCATCGGCTTCGTGGTGGCGGTCAAGCCCACACTGGGTTCCTTGATACCCGAGTGGCTCTTCACGGCCAGCTACTTCATGGCCTACTTCAACAGCTGTCTGAACGCTGTGGTTTATGGGGTGATGAACCAGAACTTTAGGAAAGAGTACAAGAGAATCATACTGACTGCGTTGCAACTAGCTTACAGGACTGATGGAGATTAACACCCATGCGCTGAGCCAGAAGTGAGGAGGTTTTACCATATTCATACTGATCCTCTGCTCCACTTTTAAGTGAAGTGCAAAGAGTGCAGCCAAAACAGCAAGAAGTCAGCAGAGGACACAGCTCCATATAAGTTGTCTGCAACAAGAACAATGCAGCCCACCCTGTTCTGCAACATAGGATCCTCTTTGGAATGCAATGAGGTTTGAAAACAGCCCCTCCTTGCTTACTTGCCCTGGCATAGTCTCCCCAGCCTCAGTCGAATAGGTATGCTGGAAACAGCTAGAGCCAAGTGATTCCTAGTAAATTTATTCAGTGAACTATCCACAAACATTTCACCATTTTCTCTAACTTCTCCATTATTCGCCAACTAATTCTGTGTATCTCAAGAATGTTTGTGAACAGCTAGCTGAgtgttggacacccaaaattcaACTGGTTTCATTTGGACCCATAGAAGAGTTATTGTTCCACGATTGGATGAGCGTAAATCCCAACACTGAAATTTTCTGTGTGAACACTCACCTCTATGACTTGGGATATGTCTTTCCTAAGTATTCTCCAGTATTCACTGACTATTTGCTGTTCTTGCTAATACCCCTGCCAGCAAACTTGCACTGGCCACAAGGTTACCCCAGAGTGAAAGCAGAAAGGGGTGCAAACTCAGCCAAAGGGAattcaatatttttgttgaatGGTGGGATTTTCCAGAAGCTCCCAAAGGAGACAGGTGCTTCTGAAAGCCCCACCTTACGTGAATATACACAAAAATGGTAGCGTTTGGTAAGTCATGCGATTCCCTTGAATGAGCTGAGGTGGTGAactctttcccttctctttttgGAGCCAAGGGTGAACCCTTCAGGAAGGAAAACCCATCACCAGAAAACTGAATCCACTTCAGAACAAGACAATCAGTGCAACTTGACTGCTCCTCTGATGAAAAACCATCACAATGGGAAAAGGAAACCACCACAATGAGGCTAAATCTAAGTCAGAAGATAATCCACAATGACGACAAGTCCTTTGCAAATGCCAGCGGCTCAAAGAGAGCATATTACCTTTAAATGAGACCAGACCTGGAGGCACTTGACAAGATATTTAGAGCACAAGTGTGAATACTATTTCCCATGCTGAGAGGAGCTTAGGGAAGCCAATTTTTCTCTTGTTTGGTGTTTAATTCAAGAGATATTTTGGACTAGAGGAAACGGAATTCGGCCCAGATCCTTAAGATATTTAGgattctaacttccattgatttcagtggaggatctgggccttggtccCCAGTGGCCCCAAATGGCAACAGTTCACTGGGCTTGAATTTAACAGATTGTGGGACTGAGGAGAAGGGAATAAGGAAGACAGAGTCAAGATGGTTAGGTTTTCAACAAGTCTGACCAGCAGTAAGGAAATTATCCACTTATCTTATTTGCATATGTAACAAGTTCCAGCTTGCAATGGGGTGTGGCACCACAGAACAAATTTTGCATGCGATTTTCCTTTGATCCCTGGAGATCTTCTGCTCTGGTTACCCCGGCATGTAAAGCATAAATCTGCTTTTGGGCACGGCCATCAAGGAAGACATGAAAATACGTTTTAAATCAGCGATACTCAGACTGAGACTCAtgagccgcaagtggctctttaatgggTTTCCTGAGGCTCTTTGCAGTACATGCTATTAAAGcattgtgtgatttaattattaaccaatcaggaggcttctactatgttattaaccaattgtagtttaTAAAATACTactacttggtcagtcattttgctgtgagaataatattatatatatataaatgaaatattttcaatcacactgtttaaatatgactgtatagtaaatgaaataatgaattcaCATGAccatggctcttttgggtaatgttgatcaccaATTtgactcctgaaccactgaggtctgagtatcactgttttAAATGCAAGTTTACAAGTGTGAGTATGTCTGTAATGTAttatggatgggattttcaaatgagcctaaATTACTTATAAGTGTAAGTCCCATTCACTTTCAATGCAACTTTCAATGCAACAAAAGCAtttctgtctgtgtgtatgtacacacctCTACCTTGATTAAAAACATCTTGTCTTCCTTGATAggcatgaaagagaaaaaaaaacaatgttttttccccagatgCAGTCATTGGTTTAATGAGTTTATTTTcacctgggttcaaaaaagaacacaAATACCCAAGTGAAAAAGCTTTACTGTAGATTCAGTCAGATCTGATTCTCCAGCACTTCATCCATTGCTCGGAAAGAGCAAAGGGATAACTAGTCTTACAACAGGTATGAAATCTCCCAtttgctctccctgcccccaaataaaAATGATGTTTCCTGAATTGTGGTTATAGAATTTGTTGCAACAGCACCAGAAAGGCAATAAGAAAGATGTAAAAGATTTAAGTCGCACAGACTCCAGAATTGCTCTATGCCACCATAACATTATGATGAACTGGCGGGGAATCTCTTTGGGACACTAAATATCCACCGTACCATTGCCAAAAATAAATAAGTCCCTGCCACCCTTAAGCCACTATTAGTGCATGCCACCAAAAACCCCACAGTGCAATAATTCCCTGGTCTGGTTGTGCATCAGCACTTGAACTATAGCCTCACTGCTGTGCACCTTACTACAGAACTCAGAGGCCATGCACAcgcaaggaaacaaacaaacagcagcagtgtCAGCATCTGCTCCAGGTCTGGCCAAGAGTTTTCCATCCCAGCTGTTTTGACAGAGCATTGGGGTGTTGACAGAACATTCATGCTTTCACAGAAGTCTCTGctttccatagaaaattttgaCATATCATCAAAAATGCAAAAAGATCTTGGTTGAAAACCAAAACTCTACAGGTTTTGAGTTTTTGAccaaaggaaaataaacacaCCAAATTTCCCACAACCCCCCCCTCTGAAAAATACCCTTTTCTCTGACTATTTCTAATCAGCTCCATTAGAAACATCTGGGTGCAATAGAAACGTTACCCTGTGCGACAGATTCCCACATGGACACAGCCATTCATTTCTTGGTGGGGACACTGGTTTGACCGAGCTCCTGGAGATTATTgtgccttccatttagcacagaaaCCTCTAATTTGTGCTAAAAATAACAATGTTTGTGCCCTTTATTTCAGCTGGCTTTGAATGCTTTGTGCCACGGTTCCTCAGACCTTGATGGGAAGGCTCAAACAAGCCAAAAGGAGAATGAACAATGCTAATCTTTTATTCATTGCGACCCTTTCAGCtgggaggatcccaaagcactttaaaaactgatGCATGAATGATGCATAGGGATCACTTCTCCTGTCACGGTAACGCAGCCACCTGTAACAGTGTGCAGCATCGCTACCCAGAGATGTGGGGTATGAGATACAAGAGACTACTGTGGCCAAGGAATCTGCAGCCAAAATATAATTCCAGATATTGAGCCAGCTAGGACAAACCAAAGAGCATTATGGGCTCTCTAATGATTCCCAGTCACTCAGGCCACCAGGTTTACATCTTATTCTAACTGGGTTGAAGAAACGCTATCAGCTCCCGTGGTGTTACACCAGGGATAAGTTTGCCCCCCTGTCTCCAGTAACTTTTTATTTTCACTTACACCAGCACTGAAGAGACAGTTTCTAATGGATTCTGTCTGAAGTGTAAAAATCCCATCAATAATGGAGCAATGAACAGCCTGCCCTGTCCTCACATTTAACATACACAGACCCAATCATTGCATCAGTGCTTTTCTCTAAGAAAGGCCCTTCGCTTCCACATGCCCCAGCCACGTGTTTAAATAGAAGACGCACATTCTGCAAGGCCACTGGACTCTGGGCGTTGCGAGGAATGGTTGGGGAACTTTCACCGTAGCTTTGGATGGTTTGATCAGCAGCTGCTGAAACCTGCTGTCAATCCACTGCTAAAGCCAAATTCCTGAATGAGTTGCTAGCAGCACAATCTATGATGCCACAACCGAGAGCCGTGTTGATCTGGCCTGATTACCAGATGCTGGAGATGCTGCCATGTGGTGTGCCTCCTGGTGGTCAGGATAGAAATAAGAAATTGAGCAGGTGAACTCAGGGgcactggaataatttgtatcgtggaggtgctgagagctattgaaccaaacggtaaaccctgtatatgatggaaaccacttcaggccagggggtgtggcagcatcccccacactcctacttccagcacctatgggtgaACTAATGTTACAGGGAGTGATTTGATCACAGCAAGGCTAGTGacagattcagaaaagcactttatTGAGGATCAGGTGAGTTGTCCAGAATCCCAGTCACTGCCCTGGAGTCTGGTTGGTATTTTAGCTGTTTACGTAAATCAAAGAGGGATTTATGATATAAAATCAATTTGAGTCATCATCATGTCTTGATGCTAGATCCTTCCTGGTTAATCCCGCTGGTGCTGCTGGACTCAGATACCAAAATCTGTCACCGGAGAAGAAACCGGCTGTCCTACCACTGGTCCTCTGCATCTCACATGATTCACAGGCTGAGAACCCAACTCCAGGCACTTTGTCCTAGCTCTTGAAAGAATAGCGGCCTCTAGATCTATGCCAGTGTCACAGATCATCCTCTTATCTTTCTCCATTACTCCCATTGGTGGCTGGAGTCCAAAGCAAGAGATGGGGATTGTATCCCACTGTGACAGAGACCTCTGATGCTCAAACATAGTTGCTCACACAACATGcagttaaaaagcaaaacagactcgcttaattaattttatttttacccaGCATTTCTTGTTTGGATTATATTAATGCCCAGGTGCTCTCTCCCTGTCAGAGAGAATGAATAGTGACCTCACACTCGGGCACAAAATCAGTTCAGACTCCACCAAACAATATCATTTCTgaccaaagaaacaaacaatagtGGAACCCCCCCACACAATGAATCAGTTGTGACtccaccaaattaaaaaacatttctaaCATACCCGCATAGTCATTTCTGTCACCTTCACAAATATCATTCCCCCAAACTATCACATATAACCTTCCCCACCAAATCACTCTGGACACCTTCCCATGAACTCCCCCCAAATAAAAAGCACTTAACACCCGCCCCACCCACACATGAAATCATTTCTGAGCAAAGGCCTAAATTGCTGACCAGCAAAACAGCTGTGCCTCCAACACACACCAAGCGAAATCCCAGCTGATCCCACACAATACAACCATTTACAACCCACAGCGTAAAACCGTTCGTTACTGACCACAGAAGCCCAGCTGCAGTTCcaccccacatgcacacacataaacCCACTTCTGGTCCACCCCCCAAAAAGCAGCAATTCCCCCAAACAGCAAAGGAGATCCAGTCTGAGCTAACCCCCATCGCAGCTCCTTGCCTGCCTCCTGAAGCTGCTTTCTCAACCCACTAGACCATGGAAAGCcccctgagaaaagactattcaaTCCCCTTCCTCAACCCCTGAACACCAAGACCCACCACTGAGCAAGAAGGACTCTCTGTGAACTACAAaccccctgctgggcagaagaGCCCTCCCCCATGGGCCAAAAGCATCCCCCAGAGGCCCCACTTCCTACCTGGTTCACTTGCTGCCTGGGATCTTCCAGTTCAAAGGGTGGTGCTGGCAAACTCCTCCACCTGGTGCTCTCCCATACAGCTCCAGCAAGGGGTGGGATGGCGCTCTGCCCTGAGTCTGCTCAGACACCTAGCTGCAAATCCTGTGCCCCAGAGGGGTAGAAGAAAGCAGACTGGGAAGCCCTGCTCCATGTTTTCAGTGGAGGGAGCTCTCTCAGGGGCTTGAAATCATCTGCCCTACCCAGCACGAGTTCCACAGGGCAgcttctccctcccaggctgcACTCAGAGAGCGGGAGACACCTGTCCCCGCCATCCTCCGTGACCCAGAATGCACTGGGAAAAGACATTAAGCAGCACGTGTGTTTCTGAAGAAGACAAATGTGGATCTGAGCCCCCTAGACCCTCATTCCTGGCTGCCCCTGGGTACTCCACACTCAGGGACAGCGGCCAAGCGCCCCAGGGCATTCTGTGGGCTTCCGTGGGCACGTCACACGCTTACAACCGGGGCCCACAGGCCTCGTGCATTAGCATCATTCTGGTGCAGCtgccctctctctttccccaccttCATGCCAGCCTGAGGAAGGAAGGGTCCGCGCGACAGGCACCGGGAACAGGCAGGGTCAAATCCAGCAAAGGCCAAAAGTCAGAGAAATAAGGGGGGGGCTGCAGCAAACCCAGCACCTCACCCATAAGGGGCTCTGCTTGAGGTCgaaggggaaggagactgagGAGAACAGTCTCCTGTAGTTCCATGCTGCAATCAGGTGGAGAGttaacagagctgggaactgcCCCAGAGGGACTTAGCCCAGTTGCAGCACCACTCCTCTGTATAGCCTGGATGTGGGGGAGAAAGGGCAGCTGTTCTCCAGGGAATCTATGCAGGTGGTGCCTGCCTCTCCGCAGCACTGACTGGGGCAGGGTCCGGCAGGGAAAACCAGTGCATGATCATGTCGTTCCAGACGGTATGATAATGCATATGCATATGGGGGCAAAATGAAGGTTACACAAGCACCCTGAATTCTGACggttcctaacttttcagtgtttggctttgcaaccttaatccCCTTTTAATTCGGTTTTTGGATgtaatttcctatttttttttaaaaaaaacttcacatggaaaaaacaaaatgttcaccACATGGAGCCCACCCCGAGTCATTTGCAAGCTTGGGCTCTTTAGATTCACAGCATAGTCCTCTACCAGTGCTTGAACCAACAGAGTAATTGGTAGCAGTAGAAAGTTATCTTCTATATTGACCTGCTACTAGAGAGGATGGAGAAACACATGTAGCTATTTACTAGACAGGAAAGGAATGCAGGCGCTCCGCAATAATGGGTTCCACTCCAGGTTCTGTGGGAGTGTTCTCTAGTAGTAATAGATTCTTCTGCCCTGTTCCCTTATGCTTGtatccttcctcctctcctctcactACATTTTGCTCCTGTCAGCCTCCTTCCTGATCTCCTGCCCATGTTTCCCCCTCTTCTCATATCATGCCCACATCCTCAgcttctgtccccacccccctcactccctgtctctattccATCTTCTGCCTCCTTCTGCTCCTGCCGTTatgtcccctttccccacccctctgcatttgagtcaCTGTCTCCTCTTTTTCCACTACCTGCCTGGGCACCagcacagagagacaaggtaCCCAGTAACACAGCAGCCCAGGAGGAGCTATTGCAAGGAACTCTGCATCCTGGGGTGGAGCATGCGCCGTCACGCTGGGAGGAGGGCCCATGAACAGTTCAGTCACCCTGTCAGAGTGTGCAGGGG
This genomic window from Dermochelys coriacea isolate rDerCor1 chromosome 8, rDerCor1.pri.v4, whole genome shotgun sequence contains:
- the LOC119860032 gene encoding melatonin receptor type 1A-like produces the protein MEEEGSLLKNLSAGLGREDGLYPTWVVITLAVILIVTIAVDILGNLLVIISVFKNKNLRKAGNAFVVSLAIADLLVAFYPYPLVLMAIVQDGWVMGYLHCQASGFLMGISVIGSIFNITGIAINRYCYICHSLKYDMLFSGTNTVCYVGLVWALTLLAIMPNFFVESLQYDPRVYSCTFAQSVSALYTISVVVIHFFLPITIVSYCYLRIWLLVIQVRRRVKPDTQPKIKSHDFWNFLTMFMVFVLFAVCWAPLNFIGFVVAVKPTLGSLIPEWLFTASYFMAYFNSCLNAVVYGVMNQNFRKEYKRIILTALQLAYRTDGD